ATGACCAGAATGAGGCAGATTCGGAGAGCGTTTCTCTTTTATATGAGTGCAGACGCACACTCAACacgtttttttctaaatcatcTGTGACCCCAATAGCTGATAATgtgaaacgtgtgtgtgtgtgtgtgtgtgtgtgtgtgtgtgtacacagtgcTGAACGCGTGGGTCCCCGTGCGTAACGGTGCGTAAAAGCGCCGCTGACGCAACGTTCCGCGCGTTCTCCTGACTGTCCCTTAAACCCCCCCCGTGTCCCCTCAGTCACTGCTCCGTTTGGAGACGCAACAGGGGAAGCTGAATAACAAGATCATATTTGAAAGCTAAAGAATGCATTAAGTCACGTGTTGTATACCTGACAACAGGAAAGGCTgaatgaaagttttatttttctcagtttcATATCGTCTAAAACAAATTCGTTCTTGTAGAGATACAATTTCACCAATGCTGTATGCTATATCCAGTTtgtcaaagttattttttgctCAAAACTGAACTAAAATCACACGGACAATTGCTCTAAATTAATAAAGGTTTATTATTTCCAACAATTCCAAATCCGTCCTTTACAGACCACAGCAGATAAGAGGTTTGACAAACAACAGATCaagtggttgttgttgttattatggaaacatttttttaaagtaggcTCAAGTTCTTGGAATGAGTGCGTAATTTTGGTCCACTCGTTAGAGGAATTAAACGCAACCAGAGAGGCATTTGTTGTTCACTTAGAgagttgtttcttttacttcttGGCAGCAGCTCTGGTCCTGGTGGACATAGCAACCCTGCGTTTGGCCTTTTTCGGACTCCTGGCCTTCTTGGCCGGAGCGGACTTCTTGGCAGGACTCTTTggctttctccttttctttggtGACTTCTTGACTTCTGGAGTGGCACCTCCAGCTGCTTTCTCTGGGCTGGCCCTCTTGACCCTTTTTGCCTTtggctccttcttcttcttcttcttcaccaccACCTTCTTCCGAGGAGTAGGTGGTTTCTTGTTCAGCTTGAAGGACCCCGAGGCCCCGGAGCCCTTGGTTTGGACAAGGGATTTGTTGGCCACCAAGCGTCTGATGGCGGTGAGGATTCTGGCGTTGTTTTTCACTACGTCATATCCTCCGGCCTTCAAAGCCTTCTTCAGGGCTGGCAGGGACACGCCGCTGCGCTCTGAGGACGCGGACGCGGCCTTCAGTATCAGGTCGGACACTGTGGGACCCGTCTTCTTCCTCTGAGACTTGGCTCTCCTCTTGGGAGATTTGGCTGGAGCCACAGCAGAAGACATTGTAACAGGATCAAGTGGGTGAGATCCACAGAGAGTGATATCTCTGGTTGGCCTCCTG
This sequence is a window from Anoplopoma fimbria isolate UVic2021 breed Golden Eagle Sablefish chromosome 13, Afim_UVic_2022, whole genome shotgun sequence. Protein-coding genes within it:
- the LOC129101262 gene encoding protamine-like protein; this translates as MSSAVAPAKSPKRRAKSQRKKTGPTVSDLILKAASASSERSGVSLPALKKALKAGGYDVVKNNARILTAIRRLVANKSLVQTKGSGASGSFKLNKKPPTPRKKVVVKKKKKKEPKAKRVKRASPEKAAGGATPEVKKSPKKRRKPKSPAKKSAPAKKARSPKKAKRRVAMSTRTRAAAKK